The Solanum pennellii chromosome 11, SPENNV200 genome contains a region encoding:
- the LOC107005012 gene encoding DNA damage-repair/toleration protein DRT100, translated as MMGSFMYIAILLVAIISTVHSCPPSDRAALLSFRAALNESHLGIFNSWKGNDCCHEWYGVSCDPTTHRVADINLRGESEDPLFEKAHRTGYMTGTISPSVCKLERLSSLTIADWKGITGSIPSCITSLPFLRIIDLVGNKLTGSIPSTIGRLSRLTVLNVAENQLTGYIPRSLTNLSSLMHLDLRNNGVYGNIPTNFGKLRMLSRALLSRNKLTGPIPYSISYIYRLSDLDLSLNKLSGTIPPSLGKMHVLATLNLDGNHISGTIPPSLMNSRINILNLSKNAIEGYIPDSFDEKSYFMVMDLSYNKLKGRIPKSIASATFIGHLDVSHNHLCGQIPEGSPFDHLEASSFTYNDCLCGKPLKPCR; from the coding sequence ATGATGGGCAGCTTCATGTACATTGCCATCCTACTTGTTGCCATAATCTCAACCGTCCATTCCTGCCCGCCATCAGATCGGGCCGCATTATTATCATTCCGAGCTGCCCTAAATGAATCTCACTTGGGTATTTTCAACTCATGGAAAGGCAACGACTGTTGCCATGAGTGGTACGGGGTGAGTTGTGATCCCACAACTCACCGCGTAGCAGATATAAATCTTCGAGGTGAATCTGAAGATCCACTCTTCGAAAAAGCTCATCGTACCGGTTACATGACCGGTACGATATCTCCATCTGTATGCAAATTAGAAAGGCTATCAAGTCTCACTATAGCTGATTGGAAAGGCATTACTGGATCTATACCTTCATGTATTACATCCTTACCATTCCTTCGAATCATAGACTTAGTCGGAAACAAGCTCACCGGCTCAATCCCTTCAACTATAGGTCGATTAAGTCGACTCACAGTATTAAATGTAGCTGAAAATCAACTTACAGGCTACATACCCCGGTCATTAACCAACTTATCATCATTAATGCATTTAGATCTCCGAAACAACGGTGTCTACGGTAACATCCCGACTAATTTCGGAAAATTACGGATGTTGAGTCGAGCTTTACTGAGTCGAAACAAGTTAACAGGTCCTATACCGTATTCGATTTCGTATATTTACAGGCTTTCAGATTTGGATCTGTCATTGAACAAACTTTCTGGTACCATACCTCCGTCTCTTGGTAAAATGCACGTACTTGCAACGTTAAATCTTGATGGTAACCATATTTCTGGTACTATACCTCCTAGTTTGATGAATTCACGTATCAACATTTtgaatttgagtaaaaatgCTATTGAAGGTTATATTCCTGATTCATTTGAcgaaaaatcttattttatgGTAATGGATTTATcgtataataaattaaaaggaaggATTCCAAAATCGATAGCATCGGCCACGTTTATCGGTCACCTTGATGTAAGTCATAACCATCTTTGTGGACAGATTCCAGAAGGTTCTCCGTTTGATCATCTGGAAGCTTCATCTTTTACTTACAATGATTGTCTATGTGGGAAGCCTCTTAAACCTTGTCGATAA